Proteins co-encoded in one Nothobranchius furzeri strain GRZ-AD chromosome 4, NfurGRZ-RIMD1, whole genome shotgun sequence genomic window:
- the LOC107389081 gene encoding thromboxane-A synthase — MGTADDFLSIFKLEASTISVTFSLFLVFMGLLYWYSVSPFSVLSRCGIKHPKPVPFFGNMLMFRNGFLRPLTDITKTYGKISGYYLGRRPVVLVADPDLLRQVMVKDFSNFSNRMFIVTTKPMKDGLLRLRDERWKRVRSILTPSFSAAKLKEMVPLINTAVVSLMDNLNNHAESGKAFDIYRCFGCFTMDVIINVAFGTQVDSQKNPDDPLVQHANMFFTMPFLKPLTLFTILCPTFMTPLVRLIPNKRQVQIDKFFISSIQKIIKQREEQPPDQRRRDLLQLILDARTGHESVSLEHFDTLNHSDEFGDRSQETQPSASKREPSGPHPEESLINCPQKRTLTEDEIVGQSLVVLLAGYETSSNTLGFCCYLLALHPECQHKVQEEVDEFFKRHESTDYGNVQELKYLDMVISETLRLYPPGFRYTREVEHDCVINGQFLPKGVLLDIFPGFFHLDPDHWPEPEKFIPERFTPEAKASRHPFAYLPFGAGPRNCVGMRLAQLEMKMALVHLFHRFNIVACSETKVPLNLKSFGTLGPKDGIFVKVTRRNQGEETNDPQSDY; from the exons ATGGGAACTGCAGATGACTTTCTAAGCATCTTTAAACTTGAGGCCAGCACAATTTCTGTGACATTCAGCCTCTTCCTCGTTTTCATGGGTCTCCTTTACTG GTATTCAGTCTCTCCGTTCTCGGTCCTCTCTCGATGTGGGATCAAACATCCAAAGCCAGTGCCGTTCTTTGGGAACATGCTCATGTTTCGCAAt GGCTTTTTGAGACCTCTCACTGATATTACAAAGACATATGGCAAAATAAGTGG GTATTATTTGGGCCGCAGACCAGTGGTCCTGGTAGCAGACCCTGATCTACTCAGACAAGTGATGGTCAAGGACTTCAGTAACTTTTCTAATAGAATG TTTATTGTTACCACCAAGCCCATGAAAGACGGTCTGCTCAGGCTGAGGGATGAACGGTGGAAGAGGGTTCGGAGCATCCTAACTCCCTCCTTCAGTGCTGCCAAGCTGAAAGAA ATGGTTCCACTCATCAACACAGCCGTCGTTTCTTTGATGGACAACCTAAATAACCATGCTGAGTCGGGAAAAGCTTTTGACATCTACAG ATGTTTTGGCTGCTTCACCATggatgtcatcatcaacgtagctTTTGGCACCCAAGTGGACTCCCAGAAAAACCCAGACGATCCGCTGGTTCAACACGCTAACATGTTCTTCACCATGCCTTTCCTGAAGCCACTCACGCTGTTTACCA TTCTCTGTCCTACTTTCATGACTCCTCTTGTACGACTCATCCCTAACAAAAGGCAAGTCCAGATTGACAAATTCTTCATCAGCAGCATTCAGAAGATCATAAAGCAGAGAGAAGAACAGCCTCCTGATCAG CGGCGTAGagatctccttcagctgatcttaGATGCTCGGACTGGCCATGAGAGCGTTTCTTTGGAACACTTTGACACATTAAATCACTCTGATGAGTTTGGTGACAGGAGCCAAGAAACACAGCCATCGGCATCCAAGCGTGAACCCAGCGGTCCTCATCCAGAGGAATCGCTCATCAATTGTCCACAAAAAAGGACGCTAACAGAGGATGAGATTGTGGGTCAGTCTTTAGTCGTCCTCCTGGCAGGTTATGAAACGAGTAGCAACACGTTAGGCTTCTGCTGCTACCTGCTGGCCCTCCATCCTGAATGTCAGCACAAAGTCCAGGAGGAGGTGGATGAATTCTTTAAAAGACAC GAGTCAACAGATTACGGAAATGTCCAAGAGCTGAAGTATTTAGACATGGTTATCAGTGAAACACTGAGGCTCTACCCTCCTGGTTTCAG GTACACTCGAGAAGTTGAGCATGACTGTGTGATAAATGGCCAGTTTCTTCCTAAAGGGGTGCTATTGGACATTTTTCCAGGCTTCTTCCATCTTGACCCAGACCACTGGCCAGAACCAGAGAAGTTCATCCCTGAGAG GTTTACACCTGAAGCCAAGGCCAGTCGACATCCATTCGCCTACCTGCCTTTTGGGGCTGGACCTCGTAACTGTGTGGGAATGAGGCTCGCCCAGCTGGAAATGAAAATGGCTTTAGTCCATTTGTTCCACAGATTCAACATCGTGGCCTGTTCTGAGACCAAG GTTCCTCTTAACCTGAAGTCATTTGGCACTCTAGGACCTAAGGATGGCATATTTGTGAAAGTCACAAGGAGAAACCAGGGAGAAGAGACAAATGACCCTCAATCAGATTATTAA
- the LOC139069674 gene encoding spectrin alpha chain, non-erythrocytic 1-like has translation MSDLSAYGSSIQALKEQAQSCRDLKDKEYRLRDINKVASELESEGLMAEEAPMVQAQQQEHLGSAPGKDEADSNTASPWKTVRLGVQTTANFNSIKVRGSSSLPV, from the exons atgtcggacctgtcggcttacggcagcagcatccaggccctgaaggagcaggcccagtcctgcagg gacctgaaggacaAAGAgtaccgcctgagggacatcaacaaggtggcatctgaactggagtcagaaggtctgatggctgaggaggctcctatggttcaggctcag caacaagaacatctgggttctgctcctggaaag gatgaagccgactctaacacggcgtcaccctggaag accgtacggttgggcgttcagacgacggctaactttaattccatcaaggtaagaggaagctcttcccttcctgtctga
- the LOC107395858 gene encoding thromboxane-A synthase gives MFSTMEETAGGFLSLFNVEFSRTSVTLTLLLVFLCLFYWYSVYPFSVLSRHGIKHPKPVPFFGNIFMFREGFFKPLTDIINTHGRVCGYYLGRRPVVVIADPDMLRQVMVKDFSNFTNRIKFRFATKPTTDSLLMLRNEQWKRVRSILTPSFSAAKMKEMAPLINTAADALMSNLNVHAESGEAFDIHRCFGCFTMDVIASVAFGTQVDSQNNPDDPFVRHAQLFFSFSFFRPLMLFLIAFPAIFSPLARFLPNKRRDQMNGFFINIIQRIIKQREEQPPHQRRRDFLQLMLDARTGQDIASLEHFNTEKQTDENDHRSQQTQPSASELENSHPRPEESPVKRPQKKMITEEEIVGQAFVFLLAGYETSSNTLAFTCYLLALHPECQRKVQEEVDEFFTRHESPDYINVQELKYLDMVVSEALRLYPPGFRFAREVDHDCVVNGQFLPKGMTVEIPAGFLHYDPEHWSEPEKFVPERFTPEAKADRHPFVYLPFGAGPRNCVGMRLAQLEIRMALVHLFHRFNIVACSETKVPLDLKSSSTLGPQNGIFVKITRRDDGDGQI, from the exons ATGTTTTCCACCATGGAGGAAACTGCAGGTGGCTTTCTGAGCCTGTTCAACGTGGAATTCAGCAGAACTTCTGTGACACTCACCTTGCTCCTTGTTTTCCTTTGCCTTTTTTACTG GTATTCAGTCTATCCCTTCTCGGTCCTCTCTCGTCATGGAATCAAACATCCAAAGCCAGTGCCGTTTTTTGGCAACATTTTCATGTTTCGTGAG GGTTTTTTCAAACCTCTCACTGATATCATAAACACACACGGCAGAGTTTGTGG GTATTATTTGGGCCGGAGACCCGTGGTGGTGATAGCAGATCCCGATATGCTCAGACAAGTGATGGTTAAAGACTTCAGCAACTTCACCAACAGAATT AAATTTCGCTTTGCCACCAAGCCCACGACAGATTCTCTGCTCATGTTGAGGAATGAACAGTGGAAAAGAGTTCGGAGCATCCTGACTCCATCCTTTAGTGCTGCAAAGATGAAAGAA ATGGCTCCCCTCATCAACACAGCCGCTGATGCACTGATGAGCAACCTGAATGTCCACGCCGAGTCAGGAGAGGCCTTCGACATCCATAG gtgttttggctGCTTCACTATGGACGTTATTGCCAGTGTTGCTTTTGGCACCCAGGTGGATTCACAGAACAACCCAGACGACCCGTTTGTCCGCCACGCCCAGCTGTTtttttccttctccttcttcagACCTCTCATGTTATTTTTAA TTGCTTTTCCTGCCATCTTCTCCCCTCTTGCAAGATTCCTCCCAAATAAAAGGCGAGACCAAATGAACGGTTTCTTTATCAACATCATTCAGAGGATCATAAAGCAAAGAGAGGAGCAGCCTCCTCATCAG AGGCGTCGAGATTTCCTTCAGCTGATGTTAGACGCTCGAACAGGCCAGGATATTGCCTCCTTGGAGCACTTTAACACAGAAAAACAGACGGATGAGAACGATCACAGGAGTCAGCAGACACAACCATCAGCCTCGGAGCTGGAAAACAGCCATCCTCGCCCAGAGGAGTCACCCGTGAAGCGGCCACAGAAAAAGATGATAACTGAGGAGGAGATTGTGGGTCAGGCCTTCGTCTTCCTCTTGGCAGGTTATGAAACCAGCAGCAACACGTTAGCCTTCACCTGCTACCTGCTGGCCCTCCATCCTGAATGTCAGCGCAAAGTCCAGGAGGAGGTGGATGAGTTCTTCACAAGACAT GAATCACCAGATTACATCAATGTCCAGGAGCTGAAGTATTTAGACATGGTTGTATCTGAAGCGCTGAGGCTTTACCCTCCCGGGTTCAG ATTTGCACGAGAAGTTGACCACGACTGTGTGGTGAATGGTCAGTTCCTCCCTAAAGGGATGACCGTGGAGATCCCTGCTGGCTTCCTTCATTACGACCCGGAGCACTGGTCCGAACCGGAGAAGTTCGTCCCGGAGAG GTTCACCCCTGAGGCAAAAGCTGATCGACATCCATTCGTCTACCTGCCTTTTGGGGCCGGACCTCGTAACTGTGTGGGAATGAGGCTCGCCCAGCTGGAGATCCGAATGGCTTTGGTCCATTTGTTCCACAGATTCAACATCGTGGCCTGTTCTGAAACCAAG GTTCCTCTTGACCTGAAGTCTTCCAGCACACTTGGACCCCAAAATGGCATTTTTGTGAAAATCACCAGAAGAGATGATGGAGACGGACAAATCTAG